The region TCATTGATGTCACCCACCACACGTTTTTACCTCCTGTATTTGCTCAGGATGACTGGGACATCTACAGCTTTCACATCAACTCCACAGTGACCAGTCGTTACGCCACCACTGTCATCACAAGCCGCGTGGCCAATCGTATGGACGAGTCAAAGGAAATAGAATTCCACGTCCAGATTCCCAAGAACGCCTTCATcagtaaattcaaaatgtgtgtgaagcaAAACTGATCTTTGAATATTTACAGGAAGAATTATACATTAAAGAATCATGGAAATAAATCATGGGCGACTCACAGGAGTATGTATATAAAGAAAGACTTTTCCTCGGTCTTCTTCAGGTTTATAGATGGCCAGGAGTACGATGGTGTTGTGAAAGCTAAGGAGCAAGCTCAGCAGCAGTACACTGAGGCCGTGTCCCGTGGTGAAAATGCTGGGCTTGTCAGGTACATGAATCAATGTATTTCCAGGTATTATACAGGTGGTTAtggtttatattatattttgtagaaGAACCTTGGGTGTCCTTCAGGATAagcaagaggagaaagaaagaaaatctctATTGCACAACATGATGTTTATTTCTTCTGACTTTTCTcaaatttttgcttttttcttgaaaaatagggtgggggtgggaaccactgctgtaaTGCCATGATTATCATCTCTGTTGCAGTTCTGTAGGGAGGACCCTCGAGGAGTTTAAGACCTCCGTGACTGTGGCTGCTCACAAAAAGGTCACCTTTGAACTCACATATGAGGAACTGCTGAAACGCAGACTTGGCAAGTACGAGCTGCAAATCCACGCTCAACCCATGCAGCCTGTCAAAGACTTCAAGGTGTGTCTTTCCTGTTTGTATCTAACCAGTTATCATCCAGGAAAACAATGCTGGAGTAATGACATCTTCCACAGAGCTTCTaactattttgatttattttattctcaatGCCAGGTTGATGTGTACATTCATGAGAAAGCTGGCATCAATTTCCTCGAGGTTAAAGGAGGACTAAGCACCAAAGCCCTGGCTAATGCTATCACCAAAACAGTTGCAGACAAACAGGTACATCTGATCTGTATTTAACTCAACTGCTGTTTTATTCCGACCCATATTAAACTGTTTAACTGTACAGTAGATGGCGCTAGATCATGGACGGATGAGTCTGATATGGGCTGTTGTAAGTCTGCCATTGACTGACTATTTCAGTTgtaattctcctccccttctgctatCAGTGTGTTACTGTCTTGCAAGGGTAACATCGCTACATCCTGGGTTCAGCATCGCCCAAGACAATTGTGATTGTGGTtttaagaaatacaaacaagccagaccGTTTTTTTGCCCCAAACACAGTATATACATCTTTAGgagtcaaaacacacaccttaagtaaaataaaaccaccaagaacaaatatttatataaaagaaTGCATAAATGAACATTAACTGTAGGACAGAGCCACAGCTACGACCACACAAAACCGCAGTGAAAAGTATCCTACCTAAACCACCAGCTTTCTTCCTGCCTTCCTTGAAGAGAAGGATCAAGTCATCAAAATCCAACTACGGGACGAGTTCCAACTCAGTGGCCACGAGTGACAGCACGTTCAGGCGTCTCTGTGTCGTCCTTGTCCTTAGttaaaggttctatatggagttttcagaaagtcgttgttattaatgacaccaGTGGCCGCTAAGTGaacggcagtcagcatcctgttgctcaTGCCCGCAGCCTGTAGGCGCAAGCGAGTAACCTGGGCATTGGCCAATACAGTGAAGTGACacacaccagactgatttactgtgatttacaatcatatacAACCCCATaccttctgaattcaagtttctctcttccacAGAACTAAGACGAGCTTAATTGCCTTGTTCACTCATagtaaaacacacttcatttaaatgcgacagaaacaaactaaaactcaccaaCCAACTAACAAGCCTCTTggttagtctttccactgttccaacAATCCCCACCTCTGTTTTGGCTGAAATAAACCTTTAGTCCACCGAGTTAAATGGGACAATATTCTGCCTCTAATGTTTCATACTGTGCTTGCCTCTTGAATTGCTGTAATGACTTTGTTCAGCTCTTTAGCGAAGAATTTACcattttttcattgtgttcaaaataattcaatttcattCTTTGCATGAGGAATTGGGTCTGTTGATGTGTGATATTTTCGTGCTGTGTCTTAGTTTTCTGTAATTCAGTCGAGTctaatgaaatgtatttcttttttttaacaacaaaaccTATTTATTGACTTCCATGTCTTTCAAGAGTTTACTTACTTGATATTTTTGATCAGTGAAACCCATTAATTGATTTCTGTATCTAAGAGTTTATGAAACCTGATTCATCTTCTGTTTCCAGGCGTGGGTGTATTTCTACCCAACAGAGgaccaacagaaaacatgtgacagctgtggaGATCAGAGTATAAATGGAGATCTGGTTATTGTTTATGATGTCAACAGGGACACCTCACTGGGAGACATCAAGGTACAGTAAGAGCTCATTTCTGGGAAGAGTGTTGACTTCAAATTGTCTATTagcattgtacataaataatCTGTAAGAGCTAAAAAATACCATACTCATTTGAATGTATACTTTTTTCAACAATCTTTTTTTAACCCATCAAACTTTCTTCTCACTCCCTCCCCCAAGACATCATCTGGGTACTTTGTTCATCACTTTGCTCCATCTAGTCTTCCCCGCATACCAAAAAATGTCGTCTTCATTATTGATCAAAGTGGCTCAATGCACGGCCGAAAAATACAACAGGTACAGTATTTGAAGAGTGTGAGTTTGTGACAGACTGCCACTGAAGCACAGGGggcattttagtttttagtttatgTCCCTTAATTAGTCTATTATGTCTATGATTTACAAACAACTTTATTAGATACATGATTTAAGAacacacatgaaacaaataTTATTCCATGGTTTCTTGCTTGAATTAAAGTTCTGATGTGTTCTGATGTTTTTGCCCAGACCCGAATAGCATTAATCCATATCTTGAATGACCTGGCAGAAGATGACTTCTTTGGTCTGATCACTTTTAATAGCGACATTTTTCACTGGAAACGAGAACTTGTTCAGGCCAACAAAGAAAACCTGGATAGTGCCAAGACATTTGCACGGGAAATTAAAGATAGAGGAGGTGAggtttttaataattatttcattaaggGATGTGAACATTTGACAGCAGAACAGCagtgatgaaacattttttttgtttcatttcagccaCAGACATTAACGGAGCAGTGCTGGAAGGAGCAAGTATGCTGAATGCACATCCCAGAGAAGGGTCAGCGTCTATCCTTATACTCCTCACCGATGGAGACCCAACCACAGgtcacaacaaaacacacacgcagacaatCATGTGCACAAATACTGAAGGGTGTAAAATTGGtttgaaaacaaataagaagaagtcattttctgcatttctacatgcttttatcaTATTCCCAGCTACTTAAAGCAACACATTATGATTAAGATCACCGTCATGCTCAGTTTAATGATTCAGCCTGAAAAGttgtaaatatatatcagaaaaagaaatatgcttttttattccctttaaaaaatataaaataaaacattttatagcCACCATCTCATTGCCTTAAATTTAATTTGTTATATAGGGACATTACGTTATGTTGCTGGcgacacttttttatttttctatcgCAAAACTCTACCAGTAACGTTACCACTCTTGTCAAAGTGTCTGCAACTCACAGCGTGTGAGTGGGTCAGCTTGATTACTATTCAGGCGTACCCTGGTGTCCCATCAGCTGGACGGAGTTTGCCATCAAATTGATGTAAAATAAGCACATTGGTAACCCAGCGGTCATGGACTAATCAAGTGGACCCAACGTTGGAATATTGGACGCTAGAGACGACGTTTCACTGAATCAAAAAAAGTGGGggggacaaaaacatttttttgaaaagTGAGTGTGTCCCTAGTGGATGTTACACCCAAGCAAATACTgaataatcatttttaaatgatctgattGTTGCTCCAGTCAACAAGCTAAAACCCACCCTTGTGGGACTTTAAACATCACagacatttacatgaaaataatgttaacattattcattattaagtgcataaaatgtgtttatgtacacaCTGTAACTTCTACTAATCACAGGATAGTTGTTTGATTGTACTGTGTAAGGGAATTTGAGCTCAACGTGCCTTTTTAAACCACGTCTTGTGTCTTTGCAGGGGAGACAAACCTTGAAGTAATACAGTCAAATGTAAGAGGGGCTATTGCAGACAAATTCCCACTCTACTGTcttggttttggttttgatgTCAATTTTGAGTTCCTTGAGAAGATGTCGCTGCAGAACAATGGTGTGGCACGACGGATTTATGAAGACTCTGATGCTGATTTACAGCTGAAGGTATTTTAAATCAATTGCACATGGCTTACATTATAGATCTGTTACATTTCCATAGATAACTGATGATACTGATCATGGTTGGCTGTGGAGAGATTAAACATTCATACAGTGTCCATATTATATGTCAACAGGGTTTCTATGAAGAGGTGGCCACTCCTCTGTTGACAGATGTGACAATGATCTATGCCGGTGGGACCAATCTAACCCAGACTAACTTCAGCCAGTATTATAATGGCTCTGAGATTGTGGTGGCCGGTCAGATCACTGACAACGACAAGGAAACCTTCACTCCACAAGTTGAAGCCATTTCGGTAAGTATCGATCCACACTGCACATCAGCTGTAATCTTCTGAAAGGTTTGAGAAAGTCCCTGTGTACACTGACATAACAATTCATTTGGACTATGACAGAAGAACAGCAGGGTGGTGTTTTCTGACACGGACGCCACCGTGGAGTCCACTGGAACAGTGTCTGACAGCCACATCCAGAGGCTTTGGGCCTACCTCACAGTCAAACAGCTTCTGGAGAAAGAGTGAGTGTCACGTCGaccatcttttctcttttttcttgtttgtaatCAATTATAAATTGAAGGGCTGCAACCCGCATATTTctatttaatcaattaattgttgagtctataaaatgtaataaaattgAAATATGGAAATACTGGAAAAAGCCCGTCAAAATTTCCCAGCACCGAAGGTGAATGTCAttaagttgcttgttttgtctaacagTCCAAACCTAGCCTGGTATCGCCAGACCTATTCGCATCGCAAATCaaaattagtctggaacctctctttttattttcaacataaCATGTGACTTAGTACTTTGTGGCTCGGTAGGCTGTTAGGCTAGCTAGCAAGTTCCAACACCCAATTCATATAGCTTCTAGTTCTACATAATACACAGACGCTTCACATGACATGATTTAGGGGCCAACACTTACCATTTCTACGTAACGTGAACTACTGGTGAAACAACGGGTCTTCGATTTCACACAGAAGTAACTGTTAAATAACTTTATCATACTTAACTGTCATGTCAACTGTCATGTTTAAAACGTGCACACATGTAATTCATGACACAGACTGAAGTTATCTGGACCTGAGAAGGAGAACGTGAAGAAAGAGGCCTTGGAGCTGTCGCTGAAGTACAGCTTTGTGACCCCACTCACATCCATGGTGGTCACCAAGCCTCTGGGGGAGAACACAGATGTGCTCCATAAACCCCAGGAAGGTGAAACACCACAGACACGGCAATCTCCTGCACTTCGTCAACCCATGTTTTTTCGTATGGGCCACACGAGCAGAAGTTCTTCTGGTGAGCcacacaaatgtgaacaaaacaaacacaatgcaaaatCACACTACAGTTTGTGGGTGTGGAGCTAGATATAAAATAAGTATTCATGTATGAAATACAGTTAATGAATTAACAATAATTAACGGTGCCTTACCAGGTatgacacatatacacatctGCACCATTCTGACATAACACATACATTATTAACTAATTCACAAtatatttgatcatttgaattatattttaattatagCCTACGGCATATAGCATACATACAGCGAGCATTTTGTCTCATGAGTATCTCTTCTCATTCTTCGCAGTACAATCCTTTGTTtacattatgaaaataaaaacagttatctataatcaaaatgtacaaaacgtCTCTCTGCACTATTTCCCCCATTTAAACTTTTTGcacttgtttcatttttttttatcacaaccAAAAAGTTATATGAATACAAAAGTTGCATCTTTGCAGTTTATTAATGAGACTAATTGATGCTTAACAATTTATGTCttatacatttcatacatttgcaTCTAAATGCACAAAGGCCATTCaaatttttatgtgttttaccAAAAATCTGTATGGATCAGCAAGAAGAAGTGACCTGGTTCAGATCAGGGAAACATGGGGCCCCTCCCCGAGACACACTTGGGAGGGTGCAAGCTCATTTACAAATGATGAAGTATTTCAAAGTAAACTAACAACTGTATCTTTCATGTCATCTGTCTCTTAGCAGCAGCGAGTGTTCATtttgatgctgatgctgatgctgattaTGGACATTATGGTATGACATGAGTACACTTGTGCACTGTTCTGATATGAGTACACTACAGtatatgtattgtactgtatataagcttTTACAACTTAAAAGCATTCTTTGTTCACATTTCCTGAGGGACACTGGAGTTTGTAGAAATATGTCTTATAGCAAGGTTTATACCACATCTTATCATTTATGACACACAGTGTAATGATAATTTATAATTGAATCACTTGTATCAGTTTATATCTAAATGCTCAATGgtttttaatgtgcttttcaCAAAACCCTCTATGAATCACGGAGAAGGTGTGACATGCTCAGATCATGGAAA is a window of Enoplosus armatus isolate fEnoArm2 chromosome 3, fEnoArm2.hap1, whole genome shotgun sequence DNA encoding:
- the LOC139283153 gene encoding inter-alpha-trypsin inhibitor heavy chain H3-like, encoding MERALVQITLFGLLLASVTTLPNKDDWDIYSFHINSTVTSRYATTVITSRVANRMDESKEIEFHVQIPKNAFISKFKMFIDGQEYDGVVKAKEQAQQQYTEAVSRGENAGLVSSVGRTLEEFKTSVTVAAHKKVTFELTYEELLKRRLGKYELQIHAQPMQPVKDFKVDVYIHEKAGINFLEVKGGLSTKALANAITKTVADKQAWVYFYPTEDQQKTCDSCGDQSINGDLVIVYDVNRDTSLGDIKTSSGYFVHHFAPSSLPRIPKNVVFIIDQSGSMHGRKIQQTRIALIHILNDLAEDDFFGLITFNSDIFHWKRELVQANKENLDSAKTFAREIKDRGATDINGAVLEGASMLNAHPREGSASILILLTDGDPTTGETNLEVIQSNVRGAIADKFPLYCLGFGFDVNFEFLEKMSLQNNGVARRIYEDSDADLQLKGFYEEVATPLLTDVTMIYAGGTNLTQTNFSQYYNGSEIVVAGQITDNDKETFTPQVEAISKNSRVVFSDTDATVESTGTVSDSHIQRLWAYLTVKQLLEKELKLSGPEKENVKKEALELSLKYSFVTPLTSMVVTKPLGENTDVLHKPQEGETPQTRQSPALRQPMFFRMGHTSRSSSVGYTGRLNDSDDGDACLSADDFEEILMLSTIVPDRPTTGPLFHRFLLKPENQSLPLCFDVTGDVYLKLLHHPSRELSVNGELDSVAHGGFKRIVIHLKTDQHIEVDTKGITVREGQTVTRHTGQDLITVGSVTAIRRDKEVDVAAGDTRMVIVIHEQGDKEFIWPVIRQQPSDNNVTGMLALKPAVYEVQQTHSTKLKIKDQEIDVTRANAVDYSIVSSPTLDCWLMSAESALQRRLDDFIVTQL